Proteins encoded in a region of the Halothiobacillus diazotrophicus genome:
- a CDS encoding S8 family serine peptidase has translation MSILSGIQPKIGFVIAFTVVLTGCGGGGGGSSVPDPGSYVPTPAPTPAPTPAPTPAPTPAPTPAPTPAPTPAPTPAPTPAPTPAPTPAPTPGPTLTPSPGAPTNSARVTATLNYAGAAAQSVGVAVLDSGINTTHQEFTGNGGKNGVGGPIVSGGINTTAALNNAYPTLTGTTSQQNTGDYSYASGQSTHGNFVASVIGGANVGYSGDSSLYIEKITDTTTASSVTVAYGFGDAATKGMSFANLSYGLDPVSYYKLLADQVASERAAGQTGINNLTDAQYAQYQNVINKGMGLIVSAGNSTLNFSTTNQTQNTWSTSNPLYGLTLIVGALDSSQNNLASYSNFAGDDPNVQKRFITAPGTNTGADPTSNTAYGSFSGTSSAAPVVTAAAATLKSYWSFMTPAQVQQRLLDTADKNFNAMWNIHTCGASGSLNCGNYYFGQGRLDLPAALAPAGVVVTTTAASVPTGADGNPKTAPAQAAHLVVPAALAPIQQQVRAESTGIQGFDAIGRNYTLNVAPAIDTVTDPTQTLGYEMQGFIDGFMNKDQSSFTAFENQ, from the coding sequence ATGAGCATCCTATCTGGCATCCAACCGAAAATCGGATTCGTGATCGCATTCACGGTGGTGCTGACAGGCTGCGGCGGTGGAGGGGGCGGCTCGTCCGTACCGGATCCCGGCAGCTATGTCCCGACACCCGCGCCGACACCCGCTCCGACACCCGCTCCGACACCCGCTCCGACGCCCGCTCCGACGCCCGCTCCGACGCCCGCTCCGACGCCCGCTCCGACGCCCGCTCCGACGCCCGCTCCGACGCCCGCTCCGACGCCCGCTCCGACACCTGGCCCCACCCTCACCCCATCACCCGGCGCGCCGACCAATTCGGCCCGGGTTACCGCAACACTGAACTATGCCGGCGCCGCCGCACAATCCGTCGGTGTCGCCGTACTGGACTCGGGGATCAACACCACCCACCAGGAATTCACGGGCAATGGCGGTAAGAACGGCGTGGGCGGCCCCATCGTCAGCGGCGGCATCAATACCACGGCGGCCCTGAACAATGCCTACCCCACCCTCACTGGAACCACCTCCCAGCAGAACACCGGCGACTACAGTTATGCGTCCGGGCAGTCCACCCATGGCAACTTCGTGGCCAGCGTGATCGGCGGCGCCAATGTCGGTTACTCCGGCGATTCGAGCCTGTACATCGAAAAAATCACCGACACCACGACCGCCAGCTCCGTGACCGTAGCCTACGGCTTCGGCGATGCGGCCACTAAGGGCATGAGCTTCGCCAATCTGAGTTACGGACTCGACCCGGTCAGTTATTACAAATTACTGGCCGATCAGGTGGCCTCCGAGCGCGCCGCCGGGCAGACCGGCATCAACAATCTCACCGACGCGCAGTACGCGCAGTACCAGAACGTCATCAACAAGGGCATGGGGTTGATCGTGTCCGCCGGCAACAGCACCCTCAATTTCTCGACGACCAATCAGACCCAGAACACCTGGTCCACCAGCAACCCGCTCTATGGGCTGACGCTGATCGTCGGGGCCTTGGACAGCAGCCAGAACAATCTGGCTTCCTATTCGAACTTCGCGGGGGATGATCCCAACGTACAAAAGCGTTTCATCACGGCGCCGGGCACCAATACCGGCGCGGATCCGACAAGCAATACCGCCTATGGCTCGTTTTCCGGAACCTCTTCGGCGGCGCCCGTCGTCACGGCCGCCGCCGCGACCCTTAAATCCTACTGGTCGTTCATGACCCCAGCGCAGGTGCAGCAGCGCCTGCTGGATACCGCCGACAAGAATTTCAACGCCATGTGGAATATCCACACCTGCGGGGCATCCGGTAGTTTGAACTGCGGCAATTACTATTTCGGCCAAGGCCGCCTGGATCTGCCGGCCGCGCTGGCGCCGGCCGGGGTGGTCGTAACCACGACGGCTGCCAGCGTCCCCACCGGAGCTGACGGCAACCCGAAAACGGCGCCGGCGCAGGCCGCTCACCTGGTGGTTCCCGCCGCCCTCGCACCGATTCAGCAACAGGTACGCGCCGAATCCACCGGCATCCAAGGGTTCGACGCGATCGGCCGCAACTACACGCTCAATGTCGCCCCGGCTATCGACACCGTGACCGATCCCACGCAAACTCTGGGCTATGAAATGCAGGGGTTCATCGATGGATTCATGAACAAGGATCAGTCATCGTTTACGGCCTTCGAAAATCAGTGA
- a CDS encoding AAA domain-containing protein: MMSKNPIRATATMEKHAAYWRHSLADAELGKGAWRRADLDKECTPQPSESLTKGILDEDILAALFKGEPEHIETVDLIIRPWAFMRQIVHGKGLGGGLPEIVTPLSCTVRANRSGEMLPSGKTVFARDILDPVDRGAFAIGQVSAMDENLTQHGYTVNPEEDRAHAVIWKEYLDYCNQFMSAVIGDWPQASDKYTKAATWYLKKVDITGSPSKHIIAVYDDIYQTTPDAPLFVTYALDHATPDEPCLASEATFDRRQAHSGDEHPLAQAQRDALSHLMISIPGEIVAVNGPPGTGKTTMLLSAVASLWAQAALQQGEPPVIVAASTNNQAVTNILDAFGKDFKAGTGPFAGRWLPGIKSFGAYFPSSSKLAEAAAKYQTPGFFDAVETPDYFASASEAFITAGKQAFPSLAKTDVSSIVESLHAELRTEAAKLSQMASTWTKYQAEECNVRNTLGTEPYATLDHLKNEAAHDETLVNDVRKALKRWNDYLASESFLLTLFSWIPAVEKKRVAMARRELGAMGIAIDDDIRSVDSISDQLNGQAAELAAAASSSAARAMSAQRIIDTFEMAYRHWKSSVRELESEEHPIRTLTDADRKVDTTIRFRMFLLATHYWEGRWLLEIEKLGTQLEELKRKKGRQVVMDRWRRRMMLTPCVVSTFFMLPTHLRCTRHDGEGFIDEYLYDFADLLIVDEAGQVLPEVAGASFALAKRALVIGDTLQIEPIWGMPGPVDVGNLISAEIMSPASPRTEFERLRELGITASSGSVMKIAQNASRYHYDRDLARGLFLYEHRRCLSEIIEYCNQLCYHGKLIPSRDENEYPSQVDLPAMGYLHIDGMCTQGNSGSRQNKVEAETIAAWISDHREMLERAYGEPLHKIIGVVTPFAGQAGLISDECKKRGIAVGSGESSMTIGTVHALQGAERRVIVFSPTYSKHADGGFIDRNTSMLNVAVSRAKDSFLVFGDMDMFNPRLKSQPRGLLATYLFRSMGNELIFPPVQRVDIADMGADIQVLHDAEEHDAFLREAIESAKREVMIVTPWFKQEKLSTSGVLDSMHAAISRGVKIAIYTDLEFNRGNKSTDQQDANECALIAAKEILASSKIQLIIVNKVHSKIVACDDDLLCIGSFNWFSAARDGVCKRLETSMCYKGKAVSNEIKINRTSLQARVINIHPPSSV, encoded by the coding sequence ATGATGTCCAAAAATCCAATCCGTGCCACTGCTACAATGGAAAAACATGCCGCCTATTGGCGTCACTCGCTAGCCGACGCTGAACTTGGAAAAGGTGCTTGGAGAAGGGCCGACCTCGACAAGGAATGCACCCCGCAGCCGTCGGAGTCGCTGACAAAAGGCATCCTCGATGAGGATATATTGGCAGCCCTGTTCAAAGGTGAGCCCGAGCACATCGAAACTGTCGATCTCATCATCAGACCATGGGCGTTCATGCGGCAGATCGTGCATGGCAAAGGTCTCGGTGGCGGGTTGCCTGAGATCGTTACCCCGCTATCGTGCACTGTTCGAGCCAATCGCTCTGGCGAGATGTTGCCCTCCGGCAAGACTGTGTTTGCGCGCGACATTCTTGATCCTGTTGATAGAGGGGCATTTGCCATCGGCCAAGTGTCGGCGATGGATGAAAACCTGACCCAGCATGGTTATACGGTCAATCCTGAAGAAGACCGTGCGCATGCCGTGATATGGAAGGAATACCTGGACTACTGCAACCAATTCATGAGCGCAGTCATCGGGGATTGGCCTCAAGCATCTGACAAGTATACGAAGGCCGCCACTTGGTATCTGAAGAAGGTGGACATCACGGGTTCGCCCAGCAAGCACATCATCGCTGTCTACGACGACATCTACCAGACGACGCCAGACGCCCCGCTGTTTGTCACCTATGCGCTTGACCACGCCACACCGGATGAGCCTTGCCTTGCATCCGAGGCTACCTTTGACAGGCGACAGGCCCATTCCGGCGATGAACACCCGCTGGCCCAGGCCCAGCGTGACGCGCTTTCCCATCTGATGATTTCCATCCCCGGCGAGATCGTTGCGGTCAATGGGCCACCAGGTACTGGGAAAACGACGATGCTGCTATCCGCTGTGGCTTCCCTGTGGGCGCAAGCAGCTTTACAGCAAGGTGAGCCGCCCGTCATTGTCGCGGCCTCGACGAACAACCAGGCTGTGACCAACATCCTTGACGCATTTGGCAAGGATTTTAAGGCTGGCACAGGCCCCTTTGCCGGGAGATGGTTGCCTGGCATCAAGAGTTTCGGCGCGTATTTCCCTTCATCCAGCAAGCTCGCCGAGGCCGCCGCCAAATACCAGACTCCGGGTTTTTTCGACGCCGTTGAAACCCCGGATTATTTTGCGTCGGCGAGCGAGGCGTTCATCACCGCCGGCAAACAAGCTTTTCCGAGTCTGGCCAAGACAGATGTGTCCAGTATCGTCGAGTCGCTACACGCCGAACTGCGCACGGAAGCGGCCAAGCTCTCTCAAATGGCGTCTACCTGGACCAAGTATCAGGCGGAAGAGTGCAATGTTCGTAATACGCTGGGGACTGAGCCTTACGCCACATTAGATCATCTCAAGAACGAAGCGGCGCATGACGAAACCTTGGTCAATGATGTACGAAAAGCTCTTAAACGCTGGAATGATTACCTCGCCAGCGAGTCATTTTTGTTGACGCTGTTCAGTTGGATTCCCGCCGTCGAAAAAAAACGCGTTGCCATGGCCCGGAGAGAACTTGGAGCGATGGGTATCGCCATTGACGACGACATCCGTTCTGTGGACTCAATCAGTGATCAACTGAACGGCCAGGCAGCGGAGTTGGCCGCAGCAGCGAGTAGTAGTGCTGCCCGCGCCATGTCGGCGCAGCGGATCATTGACACCTTTGAAATGGCCTATCGCCACTGGAAAAGCTCCGTCCGAGAACTTGAAAGCGAGGAGCACCCCATCAGGACATTGACGGATGCTGACCGAAAAGTCGATACGACCATCCGTTTCCGGATGTTTCTGCTGGCAACGCACTATTGGGAGGGACGTTGGCTGCTGGAGATTGAGAAGTTGGGCACCCAGCTTGAAGAGTTGAAACGCAAGAAAGGCCGGCAAGTCGTCATGGACCGGTGGCGACGACGCATGATGCTGACCCCCTGCGTCGTCAGCACGTTCTTCATGCTCCCGACCCACTTAAGGTGCACACGCCATGACGGAGAAGGATTCATTGATGAATACCTTTACGACTTCGCCGATCTGCTCATCGTCGATGAGGCCGGACAAGTTTTGCCCGAAGTGGCGGGAGCCTCGTTCGCTTTGGCGAAACGGGCATTGGTCATTGGCGACACGCTGCAAATCGAACCCATCTGGGGAATGCCAGGCCCCGTTGATGTCGGCAACCTCATTTCCGCAGAAATCATGTCGCCAGCATCGCCTCGTACAGAATTTGAGCGTCTGCGCGAGCTTGGCATTACGGCATCGTCAGGCAGTGTGATGAAGATCGCCCAAAACGCATCCCGCTACCACTATGACCGCGATCTGGCACGCGGCCTTTTTCTGTATGAACACCGCCGTTGCCTCAGCGAAATCATCGAGTACTGCAACCAGCTTTGTTACCACGGGAAGCTGATTCCGAGCCGCGACGAGAACGAATATCCATCGCAGGTTGATCTCCCTGCCATGGGGTATCTGCATATCGACGGCATGTGCACGCAGGGAAACTCGGGAAGCAGGCAAAACAAGGTAGAGGCCGAAACGATTGCTGCATGGATCTCAGATCATCGTGAGATGCTGGAGCGGGCCTATGGCGAACCGCTACACAAAATCATCGGCGTGGTCACCCCCTTTGCCGGCCAAGCTGGGCTCATCTCGGACGAATGCAAGAAGAGGGGTATCGCAGTCGGTTCCGGCGAGTCATCGATGACCATCGGCACTGTTCATGCACTCCAAGGTGCGGAGCGACGGGTCATTGTGTTCTCCCCGACGTACTCGAAGCACGCGGATGGCGGCTTCATCGACCGTAATACGAGCATGTTGAATGTGGCGGTTTCTCGGGCCAAGGACAGTTTCCTGGTCTTTGGGGACATGGACATGTTCAATCCCCGCTTGAAGTCACAACCTCGGGGTTTGCTGGCCACGTATCTTTTCCGCAGCATGGGTAATGAATTGATCTTCCCACCGGTTCAACGTGTGGACATCGCTGACATGGGCGCGGATATCCAGGTGCTGCACGATGCCGAAGAGCACGATGCATTCCTGAGGGAAGCCATTGAATCTGCCAAGCGCGAGGTAATGATCGTCACGCCCTGGTTCAAGCAGGAAAAGCTTTCGACCTCCGGCGTTCTGGACTCGATGCATGCAGCGATATCGCGCGGGGTGAAGATCGCGATCTATACCGATTTGGAATTCAACCGTGGGAACAAAAGCACGGATCAGCAGGACGCGAATGAGTGTGCTTTGATAGCAGCCAAGGAAATCCTGGCATCCTCTAAAATCCAACTGATAATCGTCAATAAGGTCCACAGCAAGATTGTTGCCTGTGATGACGATCTTCTATGCATCGGATCATTCAACTGGTTTAGTGCGGCCAGGGACGGGGTTTGCAAGCGGCTTGAAACCTCGATGTGTTACAAAGGCAAGGCGGTCAGCAACGAAATAAAGATTAACCGTACCAGCCTTCAGGCGCGGGTGATAAATATTCACCCCCCGTCTTCCGTTTAG
- a CDS encoding DsrE family protein has translation MNINKLSALILAASVLSPLAAPAALAAAEHPAGFWSYPEIAGYGPVHVWPQAIDRPQPGTTYKALFDVTHTKSMDKLNGSLDHVARAVNVFAAAKVPEDHMKFIVIIHGPATAIALDNKAFEAKYGHPNPNLKVIDDLHKAGVRLMVCGNALADNGFTPSEVNPEIKVAMSALSTLIIEQDKGYALMRM, from the coding sequence ATGAACATCAACAAACTATCCGCACTGATCCTGGCCGCCAGCGTTCTGTCGCCACTGGCTGCACCGGCAGCCCTGGCGGCGGCCGAGCATCCGGCCGGCTTCTGGTCGTACCCGGAAATCGCCGGTTATGGCCCCGTGCATGTCTGGCCGCAGGCCATTGATCGACCGCAACCGGGCACGACCTACAAGGCCCTGTTCGACGTGACGCATACCAAGTCCATGGACAAGCTCAACGGCAGCCTGGACCACGTGGCACGCGCCGTGAACGTGTTCGCCGCGGCGAAAGTACCCGAAGATCACATGAAGTTCATCGTGATCATCCATGGTCCGGCCACGGCGATCGCGCTCGACAACAAGGCCTTCGAGGCCAAATACGGGCATCCCAACCCGAACCTGAAGGTGATCGACGACCTGCACAAGGCGGGCGTACGGCTGATGGTCTGCGGCAATGCCCTGGCGGACAACGGCTTTACCCCATCCGAGGTCAATCCCGAGATCAAGGTGGCCATGTCCGCCCTGTCGACCCTGATCATCGAGCAGGACAAGGGCTATGCACTGATGCGGATGTAA
- a CDS encoding cytochrome-c peroxidase: MNPIEFSVGARLARAALQVVLASGLGGAFPVLANSFPAKVPVPADNPMTPQKVALGKQLYFDPRLSLSGDFSCDTCHRVMGNGSDGLPLSFGVMGRVDVPRHTPTVYNAAFNTVQFWDGRAKSLEDQAKGPLMNPVEMGMPNAKAIVDRLEQIPGYRKEFGLVFGQKDSISLEHVVQAIATYERTLITPDSPYDRYMAGDKKAMNTAAVAGMHDLHTMGCAACHAGMMFDNPGTKMGTGFFQKFPLQAHNQECVAYVHKYDLDKDPGRFNVTKNPADEHDFKVPSLRNVALRAPYFHNGSVASLPTAVRIMAACQLGKSLSDKQVHDIVAFLGDLTGKFPKETMPRLPQTPGKAIMMQVAKLETASEALNNPK; this comes from the coding sequence ATGAATCCGATCGAGTTTTCCGTGGGCGCAAGGCTGGCGCGAGCCGCCCTTCAGGTGGTGTTGGCAAGCGGGCTGGGCGGGGCGTTTCCCGTTCTGGCGAATTCGTTTCCCGCCAAGGTTCCCGTACCGGCCGACAACCCTATGACGCCCCAGAAGGTGGCTTTGGGCAAACAGCTCTATTTCGATCCCCGGCTCTCCTTGTCCGGGGATTTTTCTTGCGACACCTGTCATCGGGTAATGGGCAACGGCAGCGATGGTCTCCCGCTTTCCTTCGGAGTGATGGGCCGGGTGGATGTGCCGCGGCACACGCCCACGGTGTACAACGCGGCCTTCAATACCGTGCAGTTCTGGGACGGCCGCGCCAAGAGTCTGGAGGATCAGGCCAAGGGGCCGCTGATGAACCCGGTGGAAATGGGGATGCCCAATGCCAAGGCCATCGTGGATCGGCTCGAACAGATTCCGGGGTACCGGAAGGAATTTGGCCTGGTATTCGGCCAGAAGGACTCGATTTCCCTGGAACACGTCGTGCAGGCCATCGCCACCTACGAGCGGACCCTGATTACGCCGGACAGCCCCTATGACCGCTACATGGCCGGCGACAAGAAGGCCATGAACACTGCTGCCGTGGCCGGCATGCACGACCTCCATACCATGGGTTGCGCTGCTTGCCATGCGGGCATGATGTTCGACAACCCCGGGACGAAGATGGGGACCGGCTTCTTCCAGAAATTCCCCTTGCAGGCTCACAACCAGGAATGCGTGGCCTACGTCCACAAGTATGATTTGGACAAGGATCCGGGGCGATTCAATGTCACGAAGAATCCGGCCGACGAACATGATTTCAAGGTGCCCAGCCTGCGCAACGTCGCGCTGCGGGCACCCTATTTCCATAATGGCTCGGTGGCCAGCCTGCCGACCGCCGTCCGGATCATGGCTGCCTGCCAGTTGGGCAAATCTCTGTCGGACAAGCAGGTTCACGACATCGTGGCCTTTCTGGGCGACCTGACTGGTAAGTTCCCCAAAGAAACGATGCCCCGGCTGCCGCAAACTCCGGGCAAGGCCATCATGATGCAGGTCGCCAAGCTGGAAACCGCTTCCGAAGCCCTGAACAATCCCAAGTAA
- a CDS encoding sensor domain-containing diguanylate cyclase: MRFWAVLSLLISLVSGNAALGSAVGSDPVDVANARPDMPIGTHIAYYQETGGRIDLDQAIDAYRRGAFTESRRPVLDFGIGAPAVWLHFVVDNQESGALLRRLSIDIPWLDWIDVYLRRDGRTTGTYHMGDRLPFAERPIDSRFFAFDHAFEPGRTEIFVRIATPDPMVVPIFLTTVAEADAQTEFQSYSYGFLYGFLLALLIYNAMLYAGLRQLRYLLYSVYLGLFILMNIAYTGHGFRWLWPDDTVWAQWSQPTLMVSYAASGLLFGLSFLNTRVHFPRLHKSVLGLIGGVVALLVLTILFDDQRDALLLAFVFVCLFTVIMLGVGVVSVRAAVPAARYFLLAAFAAMVGAALTALAVWGMIPFNEWTFRAADVGLMLDATLLALALTYQFRMGMVEKSRAEALARVDPLTGVNNRRAFTDISMPVWHFAQRHDCAMCVILLDLDHFKRVNDRYGHAVGDEVLRSVAGLLQQSIRDHDVLARWGGEEFILLLPETRLGEAVTLAERMRALIAGHTMNYQGVSLTITASFGVVERTERHPTLEALISSADSYLYAAKGKGRNCVSHP; the protein is encoded by the coding sequence ATGAGGTTTTGGGCCGTCCTGTCGTTGCTGATCAGCCTGGTGTCCGGCAATGCGGCCTTGGGTTCGGCGGTGGGTTCCGATCCGGTGGATGTGGCGAACGCCCGCCCGGATATGCCCATTGGCACGCACATCGCCTACTACCAGGAAACCGGTGGGCGCATCGACCTGGATCAGGCCATCGATGCCTACCGGCGGGGGGCGTTTACGGAAAGTCGCCGTCCGGTCCTGGACTTCGGCATCGGTGCGCCGGCCGTCTGGCTGCACTTCGTTGTGGATAATCAGGAGTCCGGGGCGCTTCTGCGTCGGCTTTCCATCGATATCCCCTGGCTGGACTGGATCGATGTCTATCTCCGGCGGGATGGCCGTACGACGGGCACCTACCACATGGGCGATCGCCTGCCGTTCGCCGAACGGCCCATCGACAGTCGATTCTTCGCTTTCGATCATGCCTTCGAACCGGGGCGCACCGAGATCTTCGTGCGGATCGCCACGCCGGATCCGATGGTGGTGCCGATTTTCCTGACAACCGTCGCCGAAGCGGACGCCCAGACGGAATTCCAGAGCTACAGTTACGGTTTCCTGTATGGTTTCCTGCTTGCCCTGCTCATCTACAACGCAATGTTGTATGCCGGACTGCGGCAGCTTCGTTACCTGCTGTACTCGGTCTATCTCGGCCTGTTCATTCTGATGAACATCGCCTACACCGGTCATGGGTTTCGTTGGTTGTGGCCGGATGACACGGTCTGGGCGCAGTGGTCGCAACCGACCTTGATGGTGTCGTATGCGGCGAGCGGGTTGCTGTTCGGTTTGAGTTTCCTGAATACGCGCGTTCATTTCCCCCGGTTGCACAAGTCCGTTCTGGGATTGATCGGCGGTGTTGTGGCGCTCCTCGTGCTCACGATCCTGTTCGACGATCAGCGCGATGCCCTGTTGCTGGCATTCGTGTTCGTCTGCCTGTTTACCGTGATCATGCTCGGCGTGGGCGTGGTTTCCGTACGGGCAGCCGTGCCGGCGGCGCGCTATTTTCTGTTGGCCGCTTTCGCGGCGATGGTGGGTGCGGCCCTGACGGCATTGGCTGTCTGGGGGATGATCCCGTTCAACGAATGGACGTTCCGGGCAGCGGATGTGGGGCTGATGCTCGATGCGACGCTGCTGGCCCTGGCGCTGACCTACCAGTTCCGGATGGGCATGGTGGAGAAGTCCCGGGCCGAGGCGCTGGCGCGGGTGGATCCGCTGACCGGTGTGAACAACCGCCGGGCATTCACGGATATCAGCATGCCGGTCTGGCACTTTGCGCAACGGCACGACTGCGCGATGTGCGTGATCCTGCTGGACCTGGATCATTTCAAGCGCGTTAACGATCGTTATGGTCATGCCGTCGGTGACGAAGTTTTGCGTTCGGTGGCGGGCCTGCTCCAGCAATCCATTCGCGATCATGACGTGCTGGCCCGTTGGGGGGGCGAGGAATTCATCCTGTTGCTGCCGGAAACCCGGCTTGGCGAGGCGGTGACGCTGGCCGAACGCATGCGGGCACTCATTGCCGGGCACACGATGAACTATCAGGGCGTCTCACTCACGATTACCGCAAGTTTCGGGGTGGTCGAGCGCACCGAGAGGCATCCCACGCTCGAAGCATTGATTTCCTCTGCCGATTCCTACCTCTACGCCGCCAAGGGCAAGGGCCGAAACTGCGTCAGCCACCCCTGA
- a CDS encoding rhodanese-like domain-containing protein, whose protein sequence is MMAALTMGQAVQAEDDAAVTEVAQTPPKDLYASFNLKYVTTDELAKNPGKYTIIDVRSQFSYDVLHVKGAYCVPFVLPKNEFDAKVKKIIAETKKPPAFYCNGPMCAMAHRSSIRMQEDGDPNTYVFADGILSMAEKYPANTLLYGEPLKSASELISDENFKAHLLSADKVIAQTDADPKAVIIDIRDPWQRAGISLFQMRDINIPLTDPAKLKETILHAKQSGRTLYFVDVKGKQVRWLQYLLRANNVTNYWFVKGGAQSLINAMQQ, encoded by the coding sequence ATGATGGCTGCCCTCACGATGGGACAAGCGGTGCAGGCCGAAGACGATGCCGCCGTGACCGAAGTGGCCCAGACGCCCCCCAAGGATCTGTATGCCTCGTTCAATCTCAAATACGTGACCACGGATGAACTCGCCAAGAACCCCGGCAAATACACCATCATCGATGTCCGATCCCAGTTCTCCTACGACGTGCTGCATGTCAAGGGCGCCTACTGCGTGCCGTTCGTCCTGCCGAAGAACGAATTCGATGCGAAGGTGAAGAAAATCATCGCCGAGACCAAGAAACCCCCGGCGTTCTACTGCAACGGCCCGATGTGCGCCATGGCCCATCGTTCCTCTATTCGCATGCAGGAAGACGGCGATCCGAATACCTACGTCTTTGCCGACGGCATTCTCTCGATGGCGGAAAAGTACCCCGCCAACACGCTGCTGTACGGCGAACCGCTGAAATCGGCGAGCGAACTCATTTCCGACGAAAATTTCAAGGCCCATCTGCTCAGTGCCGACAAGGTCATTGCGCAGACGGACGCCGACCCCAAGGCGGTGATCATCGACATCCGGGATCCCTGGCAACGTGCCGGCATTTCCCTGTTCCAGATGCGCGACATCAATATTCCGCTGACCGACCCCGCCAAGCTGAAGGAAACGATTCTGCATGCGAAGCAAAGTGGACGGACGTTGTACTTCGTCGACGTGAAGGGCAAGCAGGTCCGCTGGCTGCAGTACCTCCTGCGGGCCAACAACGTGACCAACTACTGGTTCGTGAAGGGTGGCGCGCAATCCCTGATCAACGCCATGCAGCAGTAA
- a CDS encoding ATP-grasp domain-containing protein, with protein MTLPDANTILERARTQFMGLAPFLRMSIEGQDLRPVAQAMLEALGQDSNNANLWMNLSTVMFGLEQREMGLSIQDQALSLIQRVFHRAATRPPTRFRLLMIMVAGDIAANTPLDCLLETTDIELIYYYAAPNAPFAQPIPEHDAVMVALGYAPEHQELLNLLQDKLALWPRPVINAPRFIPHTERSVASALLQGIPGLLMPPTLAVDRAELIAIAQSEQELGRRHPDWAYPIIVRPQDSHAGRDLERIATPGELHDYLARVPAQRLFIAPFIDYRWSDGLYRKFRVALVDGEPFICHMAISDHWMIHYLNAGMYDNPAKRAEEAAFMADFDAFVARHRTALAEIHECSGLDYVCFDGGETPDGQLLIFEIDHVMVVHAMDPLDRFPYKPAHIQRVQAAFEQMIARRAIAHQTTAGS; from the coding sequence ATGACCCTACCCGACGCCAATACGATTCTGGAGCGTGCGCGAACCCAATTCATGGGGCTCGCGCCCTTTCTGCGCATGAGCATCGAGGGGCAGGATCTCAGACCCGTCGCGCAGGCAATGCTCGAAGCGCTGGGGCAGGATTCGAACAACGCCAATCTGTGGATGAACCTGTCCACGGTGATGTTCGGTCTGGAACAACGGGAAATGGGGCTATCCATCCAGGATCAGGCCCTATCGCTCATTCAACGGGTGTTCCATCGGGCAGCGACGCGTCCGCCCACCCGCTTTCGCCTGCTGATGATCATGGTGGCCGGAGACATCGCCGCCAACACGCCGCTGGATTGCCTCCTCGAAACCACCGACATCGAACTGATCTACTACTACGCCGCACCCAATGCGCCGTTCGCGCAGCCCATCCCCGAACATGACGCGGTCATGGTCGCACTGGGTTATGCTCCGGAACACCAGGAGCTGCTGAACCTCCTTCAGGACAAACTGGCCCTTTGGCCGCGCCCGGTGATCAATGCCCCCCGATTCATTCCACATACCGAACGCAGCGTGGCCAGTGCCCTGCTTCAAGGGATTCCGGGCCTGCTGATGCCACCGACCCTGGCAGTGGATCGGGCGGAACTCATTGCCATCGCGCAGTCCGAGCAGGAACTGGGCCGCCGCCATCCCGACTGGGCTTACCCCATCATCGTTCGCCCGCAAGACTCCCACGCGGGACGGGATCTGGAACGCATCGCGACACCGGGCGAATTACACGATTATCTGGCCCGAGTCCCCGCGCAGCGGCTGTTCATCGCCCCATTCATCGACTATCGATGGTCCGATGGCCTGTATCGCAAATTCCGTGTGGCGCTGGTGGATGGCGAACCCTTCATCTGCCATATGGCCATCTCCGACCACTGGATGATCCATTATCTGAATGCCGGCATGTACGACAATCCCGCCAAACGTGCGGAGGAAGCAGCCTTCATGGCCGACTTCGATGCCTTCGTTGCCCGCCACCGAACGGCACTTGCCGAAATCCACGAGTGCAGCGGTCTGGACTATGTCTGCTTTGATGGCGGCGAAACCCCGGACGGCCAGTTGCTGATCTTCGAGATCGATCACGTCATGGTCGTGCATGCCATGGACCCGCTCGACCGCTTCCCGTACAAGCCGGCCCATATCCAGCGGGTGCAGGCGGCGTTCGAACAGATGATCGCCCGGCGCGCCATCGCCCACCAGACGACTGCCGGGAGTTGA